In Granulicella mallensis MP5ACTX8, the sequence TCATCCGGAGAACTAGCCTCAAAGATGCCGATCAGATGCTCGAAGGTGTGTTGGCCGGCGGCGATAGCTTCCGAGGCGCGGATCGCATCTGGAACGTGGCCTTCATAGATGATGCCAACCTTCCTGGCTTCGTCGGCGATGGCGAAGTATGCTTCACGGGGAACGCCGGACTGGACCTTGATGAAGTCCACGCCACGGCTGTGCAGCATATCGACCGCCTGTCGTCCATCTGCAGGAGTGGTGATGGCAATGGCTGCCCGATAATGCGATGTTGGGCCATCCAGCATGGGGCCGGAGACGACCATGCGGGGGCCGAGCAGGTGGTGTGCGGCGATCTCGTCGCGGGCGTGAAGCACAGGATCGAGTGCGCTGCCCATGTCGCGGATGCCGGTGATGCCGTTGGCCAGGAACAGTGGCAGCACGATATCCGTTCCATCGGCAGCGGTGCTGTCGAAGTAGACGTGCGTGTGCATATCCCACAGACCGGGGATGAGATATGCGCCATGCGCGTCGATGACCTGTGCAGCCTTGGGGGTGAGCCGGCTGCTGTGCGCCACGCGGGTGATGCGATTGCCATCAATGACGACGGTTGTGTCGGATTGGATGGTGCCGCTTACCGTGTCGATGACGTTGGCGTGGGTAATGGCAAGGGTCTGTGCCTGAGCGGCAAGTGCCCACAGTGGCAGAGAGAAGAGAAGTTTTTGTAGGGGCTGCACGCATCCATAGTAATGGGAGGCAATGGCATCCGGCCTGGATCAGAGGTCGTTTGCCAAAAGAAGGCAGGCAACGGCTATGCAAAAACTCGTCTCAGTCTTCCTTCGATGTCTCTTGAAGTTGCTCCAAGGATGAATCGCGCCTAAACACACACGTAAACATCCCGACCATCATTCCCGCTGCAGTCACCGTTAGTGCCAAGGAAAAGTGATGTGTCTTTGCCACGAAAAGCCCTATCAGATATGGACCAAGCAGTCCTCCTATGTTGCCGATAGCATTGATCGTCGCAATAACTACTGCGCGTTCGCTTCCACTCCCGGAACGCACTGAGCCCCAGAAGATAGGCATACCTGCGAGGACACCTGAGGCTGCCATCGCAAGTCCCGCCTCAGCCAAGAAGGTCGTTCTAGTGGCTGCAAGCGCAAACCCTACGCCAGCGAGCGCGAATGCTGCCGCCAAATGATATTGAGGTCTTGAGCTGCGGTTCGCATACAGACTCCACACGATAAGGGCTGTGCCACCAACCGCGAAGATCAGCGATGTCGTCCAGCCGATCTCGCGAAACGAAAGCTCAAAGTTTTGCAATATTCGCGGAATCCAGAAGCTCAACGTATACAGACCTGACATGAGCAGGAAGTAGGTTGCAGATGGCAGCGCGGCGAGGCGGAGAGTTTGAGTCAACAGCCCGCCCGACCTTTTTCCGGTGTCTTGTCCTTGATTATCTTCACGATAGATTGCACTTAGTAAGGCGACCTTCTCGCGAGGTGCAAGCCAAAGTACATCCTCAGGCCCCGAAGCCAAAAGACGCGGGACTGCCAGTCCGAGTAGTACTGCCGGCAACCCTTCCAGAAGGAATAGCCATTGCCAACCGCGCAGACCATAAAGCCCTGCTAATTCCATCAAGCGGGTAGAGATGGGAGCACCGATGATCGAAGCGAGTGGAATGGAGACTGTGAAGAACCCCATAACGCTTGTGCGGCGTGATCGTGGCAACCACATGGAGATGTAGAGGATGATTCCAGGAAAGAATCCGGCTTCTGCCGCGCCGATGAGGAAACGGGCAATCGTGTATGACGTTGCACTGTGAACGAATGCCTGCATCGACGAAACGACGCCCCAAACAACCATGATTGCGCCGATCCAACGGCCTGCACCTAAGCGCGCCAACGTCAGGTTGCTGGGTACGGAGAACAATAGATAGCCCGCGAAGAAAACCCCTGCAGCTAAGCCATAGGCGCTATCGCTAATCCCGAGATCGCGGTTCATTGTGAGCGAAGCGAAACCTACATTCACGCGGTCCAGGAATGCGATCACGTACAGGAGGACCAAGATGGGTATCACGCGCCAACCTATACGACGAAAGATAGGCTCAAGTGATCGTCCCGATGTAGCGTCCACATTCACAGTCATATCTGAGTCCAGAGAAGTCCGGCTGCGCATCCCGCTAAGCCTCGACGATTAAGACGCGAATATCGCGAAGGTTATTCCCGCTGGGTCCGGTGACAATCGAGGCCCCGATCGTATCCAGCAATGGAAAGCTATCGAAATGCAGGAGATGGTTCTCTGGGTCGAGGCCAAGCTCCTGCGCCTCCATCCAGGTCTGTCCATCGATAATTGCTCCGGCAGCTGGACTATTGCCATCGAGTCCGTCGCTGCCTGCACTGAGCACTGTAACATTCCGGCGCTGTTGGTGTAGGAGGCGAGCGCACATGAGCGCGAATTGCTGATTTCGACCTCCGATGCCCACCTGCTCGGGTAAGCGGACAGAGATCTCGCCGCCAGATATCAGACAGTGTCGGCCGCCGCTTTCTTCAAGGTCAGAGATGCGCTTTAGTAGATACCTCGCGGCTTCTTCTACGAACCAATCATCACAAGTCATATCGATGGTTACGTGAAATCCATCGGCCGCCGCGATCTCGCTCGCTTGCTCAAGAAGGGCGTCCTCAGAAAGAAGGCACAGTACCTCCGAACGAGAAAAGCACGAATCCTCTGGCTTCACGGTGTCCGGAAGTTGAGGATCGTTGAAGAAGGACATGATATTTGGAGGCAAACGGCTAACGAGTCCTTCTCCAGTCAGAATCTGCCGGCATTCCTCGACAGTGGACGTGTCTGGCAACGTCGGTCCCGACGCGACAACGTCCAGCAGATTTCGTGGCACATCCGAGACGATCAAGGTCACTTGTGTCGCGCGTCCCGCAGCTCTTGCCATGCGTCCGCCCTTTACCGCAGAGAAGTGTTTGCGTACGCAGTTCATCTCTGTGATTGGTAGCCCCGAGTGAAGGAGGGTCTGATAGAACGCAGACGTCTCCTTCACCGAAATCGATGACTGCAGAGGCAATTCACACATTGCAGATGCCCCTCCACTGATTAAAAAGAACACCAACGTGTGCTCCGTGGCGCTTGCAAGCAGTGCGAGGACCGCTTCGGCGGCCTCGCGTGACTCCAACGTTGGTAGTGGGTGTCCGCCAGTCATATATCTCAGCCTTGTGTCTTTTGTCTCTACGGCCTCCCCCGATACGACGAGACCACGGACCGGCAGCCCTTCTAGGATTTGCGCGGTGGCGTATGCCATTTCCGCCGATGCTTTACCAAGCGCGACTATCAAAACGGAGTCGAAGTCTTGTAGAGAGAACGTTCTGCCCGCGACTAAGAGCTCGTTCTCAAAGCGGGTGACATTTGTCCGTATGGCCGCGCCGACGTCAATCGATTGCATTGTCCGTTGAAACAGCGCCCGTGCATATTGCCGAAGATTCATAGTTCTCCGAGTTTAGGTTTTGCTGAGTTGTAATGCTGTGTTTTTTACAGTCACGGTGCAGGGATTTTACAGTGATGCCCCCCGCGCCCATAGGCGTAGGCAATGAGGAGGCCAGGATGAGAGCTCGAGTTTCGCCTCTTACCCAACGATTCAACTCGCGACCTTCGCGACGCTTTCATCGGACCTACTTAGGCGTGACGATACAGAGAATATCGGGCTGTCGAGATCCGCACTAAGGTTTGCAGGTGCTTCGCCGTCCGGAACCCGAGAGCCAGATGCTGGTGGCCAATCCGGTACTGGAAGGTGTGAGCCGTCCCAACCAGAGTGCTGGTGCTCGATTTCGGACCCCAACTCGTCCCTCAGTCATCTTGTTACGGTTACATTCACGTTCTATATATAGATGCAAAATTGAGAAAATGAACTACTTAGCAAAATTCTTGAATGGAATTTAGGAGAAGCGGTAATCGGAAGATGATGCCACCGGGGACTACAAGCGTAATCTCGGTTCCGGAACTCGCAGAGCTGACGAGCGTAAGAGTAGCGCCGATCCGAACAGCTCGTTCTCGCATCCCTTGTAGCCCGAAGTGTCCTTCTTTGCCCAGTTCTGCTACAAGGCTGCCTTCTCGGGCAAGGGAATAGCTGCTGCGTCGACACTTTTTCCCTGTTTCAATGGCTCCAGATGAAACCGATCGATATGACCCGTTCCTGAAATAGTTTCTGCCTTCCCGTTAGGATGAGGATACTGAAGCAGGGCAAGAGATGGCCTCGTTGGAACGAGAAACTCCGAGTTTGCGCATCTTCGCGATAAGGGTCGTACGCTTGAGACCGAGTTTTGTTGCCGCCCCCATAGGACCGCCGATTACCCAATCCGTCTCCTTGACAGCTTGCAAAATATGATCGAATTCCATCTGGGCGAGGGTTTTGGGTGCAGACGAAATGCATTCTCCTGGCCGATCCAGGCCCTCAAGAGGTGCTCGAAGCACCAAACCAGGCGAAAGAATGACGGCTCGTTCTATGAAGTTCTGCAGTTCGCGCACATTCCCCGGCCAGTCATGCTCCACCAGAGCTGACATCGTTTCTTCTGGAATTGTCTCTACTCGTCGCCCCATGCGACGAACATAGTTGCCAACAAATGCTCTAACCAGCATTGGAATATCTTCACGGCGATCTCTCAATGGAGGAACGAAAATTGGGAAGACACTTAGTCGGAAAAAGAGATCGCTACGAAATTGCTTTTCCTTGACCATTTGCTTCAGATTGCGATGGGTCGCGGCCACGATGCGCACGTCCACCTTTTGAGTCAGGTTACTGCCTAGTCGTTCGAACTCCTGTTCCTGCAGGACCCGCAACAGCTTCGCCTGGAGTTCAAGAGGGATGTCGCCAATCTCATCTAGAAAGAGTGTGCCTCCGTTTGAGAGCTCGAAACGACCAAGCTTCCTGACAACCGCACCCGTGAAGGCTCCCTTTTCATAGCCAAACAGCTCACTCTCCAGGAGACCCAGAGGAATTGCGGCACAGTTGAACCTCACGTAATTTTGGTCGCTGCGTGGGCTGAGATTGTGAATTGCACGGGCGATCAATTCCTTCCCCGTCCCTGTTTCCCCCTCGATCAGGACTGTGGAGTCGGTCGAAGCTACCGTGACGACTTGATCCAAGGTCCGGCGCAGAGGAAGGCTGTTGCCTATGATGCCTTCAAAGCTGTCGCACATAACGTCGCTGTGTTGCGGAACTCGTTCTTCTGTGGTCGTCATATTCATCTCACATTTACGGTCTGACTGCCTCCAGTTTCTCCGGCGAGAGGTGCCGCGTAAATGCAACAGCGATCAATTGCCAGTCAAACCGCACTCTAAATCTCACATTCTGCGGGGCAGGAGTTCGTTTCCGGTAAACTGGGTTACGTCCAGACACAATTTGAGCATTACTGGCGGATCAATAGAACATTGGTGGCTGACTTTCAAAATTCTATGAAACCCGATCAGCCAGTTCGTGCGCAGTTCGGAGCGTTTGAGCTCAACCTGAAGACTGGTGAGTTGCGTGTTCCTGAGCCGGGCCGGGAAGACCGAAAAATCCTTTTGCAGGAGCAGCCGTTTCAGGTGCTCCGGCTGCTGATCGATCACCGCGGCGAGATCGTGACTCGCGAAGAAATCAGAAGAACGCTCTGGCCAAACGATACGAACGTCGACTTTGACCACAGTATTAACGTGGCCGTCGCAAGCATTCGTCGCGCACTCAGCGATTCCGCGTCGCAACCTCGATACATCGAAACGGTCGCGCGACGAGGCTATCGGCTCGTTCTTCCGGTAGAGTTGGTGGAATCTTCCAGTCATGAGCGCACTGCCGAGGGCGTGGAGCAGGAGTCGGCTCAGAGTTTGTCGCGAGCGATCCCCCCTTGGAAGTGGATCATATCCGCAACGCTACTGCTTGTCGCAATTTCCGGGGGCGGATTCTATTGGCGGGGGCTTCACAGACCGAAGCTTTCGGCGGAAGACACCATCGTAGTGGCCGACATAAGCAACCAGACCAGCGATCCCATATTCGACGACGCTTTGAATACTGCTCTGCTTGTCGAATTGCAGCAGACTCCGTTTCTGAATGTTCTCGGAGCAGATAAGGTGCGCGGAAATCTAAAGCTGCTGAACCATCCGATGGACGCAAAGATAACGCCGGAGATTGCGCTCCAAATTTGCAATCGAACCAATAGCAGGGCCGTCGTTGCAAGTTCCATTGCGGATGTTGGCAATCATTTCCGCATCGAGCTGAGAGGAATCGATTGCAAGTCTGGAAAGACGTTCGCTCGTTCTTCGCAAGATGTTGGGAAGCGGAGTGAGGTTGTACATGCTTTAGGTGTAGTTGGGAGCCACTTGCGTAGCAGGATGGGTGAGCCAAAGACCTCGATACTGAAGTTTGATAAGCCACTTGAAAAAGCGACCAGTCAATCGGTGGAGGCGTTGCAGCTTCTGACTAAAGGATATAGACAGCACTTTTCGTACGATCTGTATTCGGCAATCACATTTTATCAGCGCGCGATCGATATTGATCCGTCCTTCGCATTGGCATACGCGGCACTCGCAGCCAGGTATTCCAATCAGGACGACGTTGAAGCCGCAAGAGCAGCGGTGGAAAAGGCATACGCGTTGCGAAACAACCTCACTGAACAGAACCGCTTCCAGGTTGAGTCCCTGTATTTCGATATCGGCACTTGGGAATTGGAAAAGGCTCAGCAAGTCCACATGGAATGGGCGCAAACATTTCCAGAGGATCCGAGAGCCCACGTCAACTTTG encodes:
- a CDS encoding sigma-54 interaction domain-containing protein, encoding MTTTEERVPQHSDVMCDSFEGIIGNSLPLRRTLDQVVTVASTDSTVLIEGETGTGKELIARAIHNLSPRSDQNYVRFNCAAIPLGLLESELFGYEKGAFTGAVVRKLGRFELSNGGTLFLDEIGDIPLELQAKLLRVLQEQEFERLGSNLTQKVDVRIVAATHRNLKQMVKEKQFRSDLFFRLSVFPIFVPPLRDRREDIPMLVRAFVGNYVRRMGRRVETIPEETMSALVEHDWPGNVRELQNFIERAVILSPGLVLRAPLEGLDRPGECISSAPKTLAQMEFDHILQAVKETDWVIGGPMGAATKLGLKRTTLIAKMRKLGVSRSNEAISCPASVSSS
- a CDS encoding amidohydrolase family protein, whose translation is MQPLQKLLFSLPLWALAAQAQTLAITHANVIDTVSGTIQSDTTVVIDGNRITRVAHSSRLTPKAAQVIDAHGAYLIPGLWDMHTHVYFDSTAADGTDIVLPLFLANGITGIRDMGSALDPVLHARDEIAAHHLLGPRMVVSGPMLDGPTSHYRAAIAITTPADGRQAVDMLHSRGVDFIKVQSGVPREAYFAIADEARKVGIIYEGHVPDAIRASEAIAAGQHTFEHLIGIFEASSPDETKYLTGKKTVGMFLASYDPKLEDNIIQLLAQKQVWQCPTLFWERGQWLVDAIDYSQDPDLAYAPRSWVEKHWPAAQKGIMKTLDVDPLPVRKEFVLHELEIVRKLHAAHVPFLAGTDTPAGVDVIPGISLHLELQRFVAAGFTPLQALQTATLNPAKFLNRLDEFGTVQPGRIADLVLLDANPLVDIANTRKIEAVVSDGRYLSQEDLMQLQTKLKQLAATR
- a CDS encoding winged helix-turn-helix domain-containing protein, whose amino-acid sequence is MKPDQPVRAQFGAFELNLKTGELRVPEPGREDRKILLQEQPFQVLRLLIDHRGEIVTREEIRRTLWPNDTNVDFDHSINVAVASIRRALSDSASQPRYIETVARRGYRLVLPVELVESSSHERTAEGVEQESAQSLSRAIPPWKWIISATLLLVAISGGGFYWRGLHRPKLSAEDTIVVADISNQTSDPIFDDALNTALLVELQQTPFLNVLGADKVRGNLKLLNHPMDAKITPEIALQICNRTNSRAVVASSIADVGNHFRIELRGIDCKSGKTFARSSQDVGKRSEVVHALGVVGSHLRSRMGEPKTSILKFDKPLEKATSQSVEALQLLTKGYRQHFSYDLYSAITFYQRAIDIDPSFALAYAALAARYSNQDDVEAARAAVEKAYALRNNLTEQNRFQVESLYFDIGTWELEKAQQVHMEWAQTFPEDPRAHVNFASSLRYLGQYERSSTEARDAVRLLPSGSTYWALMTAAILSGQLDGAKGIFEEAQARGFDTDQLHLLRHLLGFLQHDESAMKEQLVWSHGKKDVEFEMLWRESGAQMYYGQFREAHRLFEHITSLTPGSGPSYEFREPTALQEIEVGNFAEGHRLIANAVRKDRSRNERLSLALIFARDGNLQEARQLAEAINHEFPLDTLTQNYCLPTIWAAIKLHENDPAGAIETLRPALHYDFAYPNAFNGVYPAYIRGIAYLQTGDGRSAAVEFQKVADHPAIVGRSVVGALAHLQLGRAQAMMGDKVGARKSYQDFLALWKDADSDIPIYKQAKAEYARLQ
- a CDS encoding glycerate kinase type-2 family protein, which translates into the protein MNLRQYARALFQRTMQSIDVGAAIRTNVTRFENELLVAGRTFSLQDFDSVLIVALGKASAEMAYATAQILEGLPVRGLVVSGEAVETKDTRLRYMTGGHPLPTLESREAAEAVLALLASATEHTLVFFLISGGASAMCELPLQSSISVKETSAFYQTLLHSGLPITEMNCVRKHFSAVKGGRMARAAGRATQVTLIVSDVPRNLLDVVASGPTLPDTSTVEECRQILTGEGLVSRLPPNIMSFFNDPQLPDTVKPEDSCFSRSEVLCLLSEDALLEQASEIAAADGFHVTIDMTCDDWFVEEAARYLLKRISDLEESGGRHCLISGGEISVRLPEQVGIGGRNQQFALMCARLLHQQRRNVTVLSAGSDGLDGNSPAAGAIIDGQTWMEAQELGLDPENHLLHFDSFPLLDTIGASIVTGPSGNNLRDIRVLIVEA
- a CDS encoding MFS transporter, which codes for MVLLYVIAFLDRVNVGFASLTMNRDLGISDSAYGLAAGVFFAGYLLFSVPSNLTLARLGAGRWIGAIMVVWGVVSSMQAFVHSATSYTIARFLIGAAEAGFFPGIILYISMWLPRSRRTSVMGFFTVSIPLASIIGAPISTRLMELAGLYGLRGWQWLFLLEGLPAVLLGLAVPRLLASGPEDVLWLAPREKVALLSAIYREDNQGQDTGKRSGGLLTQTLRLAALPSATYFLLMSGLYTLSFWIPRILQNFELSFREIGWTTSLIFAVGGTALIVWSLYANRSSRPQYHLAAAFALAGVGFALAATRTTFLAEAGLAMAASGVLAGMPIFWGSVRSGSGSERAVVIATINAIGNIGGLLGPYLIGLFVAKTHHFSLALTVTAAGMMVGMFTCVFRRDSSLEQLQETSKED